The genomic DNA CGGAGTAGCCCTGGCCCACCGCGACGGACACCACGCCCCCGAGTCCGGGCACCGGCTCCTTCCGTGGCGCATCCAGGTACGTGCCGTTTCCGAGCTCCCCCTCGGTGTTCATGCCCCAGGCCCACACCGTGCCATCCTCGAGAACCCTCAGCGTATGGGATTGCCCCGTGGCGATCCCGCTCCGCGCGTCCACCTCGCGGGGCCGCAGCGGCAGGCCCCAGGCGATCTCCGTCGTCAGCACCATCCCGAGCAGCGCGGACAGCAGCACTCCGCGCACGCTTCTTGTCTCTCGAAGCATCGTTCCTCCACGAGCTAGCGATGGGCGCCCAAGCAGAGCGCGTGCCACCTGCCTGCCTGCTCTCGCTCCCTCGGAACACCCGTGAGCACGAGCCCGTGTTCGCGTGGACGGATGACGTTTTATGTCCAATGACTGACGTGATTGGTCCTCCCACCGGACTCCCCCCGGTGGGCCTCTCACGAAGTGGTCCGAAGAGCGCTCGCCCTCAGCCAGCAGCTGGAGGGATGGGTGTACGCAGAGCCGTAGCCGCGCGACCGTCTGCTATCCTCCGGGCATGGACTGGCCGTGGAAGCGTGCGAGACGGGTATTGAACAAGGAGGAGGAGGCTCGGCTCATCGAGGCCATCCGCCGGGCCGAGCAGGGCCATCGCGGAGAGGTGCTCGTGCACGTGGAGCGGCACTGCAAGGGAGGCAGCGCGCTGGCGCGGGCCATGGGGCTCTTCGAGAAGCTCGGGATGCGGGGCACGGCCACCGACACCGCGGTGATCCTCTATGTGGCGTTGGAGGATCGCAAGACGGCGGTGTACGCGGGCCGGGGGGTGCACGGGGCGGCCATGCCGGGCTTCTGGGAGACGGTGGTGGACGCGGTGGAGGAAGGCTTCCGCAAGGGCGAGCCCGTGACCGGGCTCGTGACGGCGGTGGAGCGCATCGGGGGGCTGTTGCTCACCGCGGTTCCGGGCAGGGACACGGCGGGCAACGAACTGCCAGACCGGGTGAACCAGGGCTGAGGTCCCCGCATGCGTCGCACCCCTCAGAACCCTCCTCCCCATCTCCTCACCCTGGACGCGATGGGCGCTGGGGGCCTGCCCTTGCGTGTCGTTCGCATTCCAGGGCACCAGCCCGTGATTCCGCCCGGGCCACTCGTCTC from Archangium lipolyticum includes the following:
- a CDS encoding TPM domain-containing protein produces the protein MNKEEEARLIEAIRRAEQGHRGEVLVHVERHCKGGSALARAMGLFEKLGMRGTATDTAVILYVALEDRKTAVYAGRGVHGAAMPGFWETVVDAVEEGFRKGEPVTGLVTAVERIGGLLLTAVPGRDTAGNELPDRVNQG